One Thalassotalea sediminis DNA segment encodes these proteins:
- the rhlB gene encoding ATP-dependent RNA helicase RhlB, which translates to MNKTHLSDKTFIELGLEPTVTAGLTAMGFEQCTNIQAQSLPILIKGKDIAGQAQTGEGKTIAFLAATFHHLLSKGKAEHNQPRALIMAPTRELAIQIHRDALEMAKSTGLRLGVVYGGEGYDSQRQSLESGVDILIGTCGRLIDYYKQGIYHLNHIDVVVLDEADRMFDLGFIKDIRYMFRRMPPATERLSMLFSATLSFRVKELAFEHMNDPVSVEIAPEQKTNTRISEELFYPSNEDKMRLLQTLIEEEWPDKAIVFANTKHSCENIYNHLIADGIRVGLLTGDVPQKKRLKILEQFTAGQLDILVATDVAARGLHIPQVTHVFNYDLPDDCEDYVHRIGRTGRAGETGHAISLACEEYVFNLPAIEDYIEHTLPVSKYDHDALITDFAKPKPRQRRHKPNQAGQNRGRPGGYRK; encoded by the coding sequence ATGAACAAAACACATTTATCAGATAAAACATTTATCGAATTAGGCCTTGAGCCCACAGTAACAGCAGGCTTAACTGCTATGGGATTCGAGCAATGCACGAATATTCAAGCACAATCATTACCTATTTTAATTAAAGGTAAAGATATAGCAGGTCAAGCACAGACAGGTGAAGGAAAAACAATTGCCTTTCTTGCCGCCACTTTCCATCATTTGCTATCTAAAGGTAAGGCTGAACACAATCAACCACGTGCTTTAATTATGGCACCAACACGAGAATTGGCGATTCAAATTCACCGTGATGCTTTAGAAATGGCGAAATCAACAGGATTACGTTTAGGGGTAGTTTACGGTGGCGAAGGTTATGATAGTCAACGTCAATCGCTCGAAAGTGGCGTAGATATCCTTATTGGCACCTGTGGTCGGTTAATTGATTACTATAAACAGGGCATTTACCATTTAAATCACATTGATGTTGTTGTACTAGATGAAGCAGATCGTATGTTCGATTTAGGCTTTATCAAAGATATTCGCTATATGTTTAGACGTATGCCTCCTGCGACCGAACGCTTAAGTATGCTATTTTCAGCAACTTTGTCGTTCCGTGTTAAAGAGCTTGCATTTGAACATATGAATGACCCTGTAAGTGTAGAAATTGCACCAGAGCAAAAAACAAACACTCGCATCTCAGAAGAATTATTTTATCCTTCAAATGAAGATAAAATGCGACTACTGCAAACACTAATAGAAGAAGAGTGGCCAGATAAGGCTATTGTTTTTGCCAATACAAAACACAGTTGTGAAAATATTTATAATCATCTCATTGCCGACGGTATTCGTGTTGGATTATTAACCGGCGATGTACCACAAAAGAAACGTTTAAAAATTCTTGAACAATTCACCGCTGGTCAATTGGATATTCTCGTCGCAACAGACGTTGCTGCACGTGGTCTACATATCCCACAGGTAACGCATGTCTTTAATTACGATCTGCCTGATGATTGTGAAGATTATGTACACCGCATTGGTCGAACAGGCCGAGCAGGTGAAACAGGCCATGCTATCAGTCTCGCCTGTGAAGAATATGTATTTAATCTGCCAGCTATTGAAGACTATATTGAACATACACTCCCTGTAAGCAAGTATGATCATGATGCGTTAATCACTGATTTTGCAAAACCAAAACCTCGGCAAAGACGACATAAGCCTAATCAAGCTGGACAAAACCGCGGCCGACCAGGTGGTTACCGGAAGTAA
- the chrA gene encoding chromate efflux transporter: MWQIFISFLLLGCLSFGGPAAHIGYFHRTFVKEKKWLSAEEYANLVALSQILPGPGSSQVCFAIGYQQGKLIGAFLAFSAFTLPSFLLMSVFAMSYAAFNQHPFITALISTLKIVAVVVVIDAVYGMFRQFCQTKMTRSICLCSAIFLLLFPSPVSQVIVLVFAAVIGGLLLTANKSTEAEVSLSFVGRNIWFWLFLVLLGASLLHYEQTVISLFSRYFQAGSLVFGGGHVVLPLLQSLTVDQVSNDAFMAGYAAAQGIPGPMFTFASFLGSVELTAEPFLGALIATVGIFMPGFLLMLAFLPHWHQLSAQRHIAGVILAVNAAVVGLLLNALYQPLFVSAVGSASDVAMICAGLLILKVFNWSVLRLLMIAVVSALLTTYM, from the coding sequence TTGTGGCAAATATTTATTTCATTTCTGTTACTTGGCTGCTTGTCTTTTGGCGGGCCTGCCGCTCATATAGGCTACTTTCATCGTACTTTTGTTAAAGAAAAAAAGTGGTTGTCAGCGGAAGAGTATGCCAATTTAGTGGCACTTTCACAGATTCTGCCTGGGCCGGGTTCGAGTCAAGTTTGTTTTGCGATTGGCTACCAACAAGGTAAATTAATTGGCGCATTTTTGGCATTTTCGGCGTTTACTTTACCGTCATTTCTTCTCATGTCAGTATTTGCGATGTCATATGCTGCATTCAATCAACACCCTTTTATTACTGCCTTGATTAGTACATTAAAAATTGTTGCTGTAGTCGTTGTAATTGATGCTGTATATGGCATGTTTCGTCAGTTTTGCCAAACTAAAATGACGCGAAGTATATGCCTTTGCTCCGCGATTTTCTTACTCCTTTTTCCTTCGCCGGTTAGCCAAGTGATTGTTTTGGTTTTTGCTGCTGTCATTGGAGGCTTGCTGTTAACAGCAAATAAATCTACTGAGGCTGAGGTTTCGCTCTCATTTGTTGGGCGTAATATTTGGTTTTGGCTATTTTTAGTGCTGTTAGGAGCGAGCTTGCTACACTACGAGCAAACAGTAATATCGCTTTTCTCTCGTTATTTTCAAGCGGGAAGTTTAGTGTTCGGTGGTGGGCATGTTGTTTTACCTTTACTGCAATCGTTGACTGTTGATCAAGTGAGTAACGATGCCTTTATGGCAGGTTATGCTGCTGCCCAAGGAATACCGGGGCCAATGTTTACCTTTGCAAGTTTTTTAGGCAGCGTAGAGTTAACAGCTGAGCCGTTTCTTGGTGCGTTAATTGCGACAGTAGGGATCTTTATGCCTGGGTTTCTATTGATGTTAGCTTTTTTGCCGCATTGGCATCAGCTTTCAGCGCAGCGCCATATTGCCGGTGTAATTTTAGCGGTAAATGCAGCTGTGGTAGGGTTATTACTTAATGCGCTCTATCAACCTTTGTTTGTTAGTGCGGTAGGCTCGGCAAGTGATGTTGCGATGATATGTGCTGGATTATTGATATTAAAAGTATTCAACTGGTCTGTATTACGGCTATTAATGATAGCCGTGGTTAGCGCTTTACTAACCACGTATATGTAA
- a CDS encoding DUF2982 domain-containing protein produces the protein MTQPIILIKPKIKCHGLFITLISLLALLIITLFSQFYWQDAKFVLMFLILASIAGVTLGVVKLLEPKVSFYITPKYLKFKHRKGQWQLSWQHIMSIRPLTNAKGIVLDELNYIGLTLDNIESIKDKISVRLANHLIHEQQPLVTYCVANKLIKPEQAVINFEPYRCENGDKIKGPIAGFLHQCQTLKAALGSHLFITDGNVDRSLTEFSALLRHCKTASIHYE, from the coding sequence ATGACTCAACCAATAATTTTGATCAAACCAAAAATAAAATGCCATGGTTTATTCATTACCCTAATAAGCTTATTAGCTTTACTGATCATTACGCTCTTTAGTCAATTTTATTGGCAAGACGCAAAGTTTGTTTTAATGTTTTTGATTCTCGCCTCTATCGCGGGAGTAACACTTGGCGTTGTTAAATTACTTGAGCCCAAAGTAAGTTTTTATATTACGCCCAAATACCTTAAATTTAAGCACCGTAAAGGGCAATGGCAACTGAGTTGGCAGCATATTATGTCAATTAGACCACTAACCAACGCAAAAGGGATTGTATTGGATGAGCTTAATTATATTGGCTTAACACTGGATAATATTGAGAGCATTAAAGATAAGATCTCAGTTCGGCTTGCTAACCACCTAATACATGAGCAACAGCCTTTAGTTACTTATTGCGTTGCGAATAAACTGATTAAACCAGAACAGGCCGTGATTAATTTTGAACCATATCGGTGTGAAAATGGCGACAAAATCAAAGGACCAATCGCAGGGTTTCTTCATCAATGCCAAACATTAAAAGCAGCACTTGGTTCACACCTATTTATCACTGATGGCAATGTCGATCGATCATTAACAGAATTTTCGGCTTTACTTAGACATTGCAAAACCGCGAGTATTCATTATGAATAA
- a CDS encoding DMT family transporter, translating to MTSYRQAFAALHSAVLLFALSGLFAKWLSLTPIDIVFGRAFFASIAIALILIFKRQSFLISTRRFIALLITGAILCFHWVSFFTAIQMSTVAIGLLTFAVFPVFVALLEPLFFREAYRWVTFIQATITVVGVYFVLPSSTDESPILAGVIWGLMSALSFALLTILNRKFVADISAKKVAFYQNSFAALLLLPLIELFSVAVTNQQWGYLLILGVVFTALSHSMFNFSLKRLKGLTASIAVSLEPVYGIIAAYFLLGEQVNTQMIVGGCLILSANIWALKQTITN from the coding sequence TTGACTAGTTATCGACAAGCATTTGCGGCGCTACATAGCGCCGTTTTGTTATTTGCATTGTCTGGCCTATTTGCAAAGTGGCTATCATTAACACCGATAGACATTGTTTTTGGCCGAGCGTTTTTTGCAAGCATTGCTATCGCGTTAATTCTTATTTTTAAACGACAAAGTTTTCTAATTTCTACGCGCCGGTTTATCGCATTGTTGATAACTGGCGCGATACTCTGCTTTCATTGGGTTAGTTTTTTTACTGCCATTCAAATGTCGACAGTGGCAATTGGCTTATTAACGTTTGCAGTCTTCCCTGTTTTTGTCGCGTTACTCGAGCCTTTGTTTTTTCGAGAGGCATATCGTTGGGTTACATTTATACAAGCAACAATTACCGTTGTAGGTGTTTACTTCGTTTTACCAAGTTCCACTGATGAGTCACCCATTTTAGCTGGGGTAATATGGGGGTTAATGTCGGCTTTATCTTTCGCATTATTAACGATACTAAACCGTAAATTTGTGGCAGATATTAGTGCGAAGAAAGTGGCGTTTTATCAGAACAGTTTTGCAGCCCTGCTGTTATTACCTTTAATAGAGCTTTTTTCTGTAGCAGTTACCAATCAACAATGGGGATACTTATTGATATTAGGTGTTGTTTTTACTGCATTGTCACATTCAATGTTTAATTTTTCGTTAAAGCGTTTAAAAGGGCTTACTGCGAGTATTGCTGTTAGCTTAGAACCTGTTTACGGCATTATTGCTGCTTATTTCTTACTTGGAGAACAGGTAAATACGCAAATGATTGTTGGTGGTTGTTTAATATTATCAGCTAATATATGGGCACTTAAACAAACCATAACTAACTAA
- the trxA gene encoding thioredoxin TrxA has translation MSDKIVQLSDDSFEADVINASGLVLVDFWAEWCGPCKMIAPLLNDVAEEYAGQVTVAKLNIDQNDATPPKYGIRGIPTLLLFKDGAVADTKVGALSKTQLKEFIDANL, from the coding sequence ATGAGCGATAAAATTGTTCAACTATCAGATGACAGTTTTGAAGCTGACGTCATCAATGCATCAGGTCTAGTATTAGTTGATTTCTGGGCTGAATGGTGTGGACCTTGTAAAATGATTGCACCGTTACTTAATGATGTTGCTGAAGAGTATGCAGGTCAGGTAACTGTAGCAAAATTAAATATCGATCAGAACGATGCGACACCACCTAAGTATGGTATCCGTGGCATTCCGACATTATTGCTGTTCAAAGATGGTGCCGTAGCAGATACGAAAGTTGGTGCATTATCGAAAACACAACTTAAAGAGTTTATTGACGCAAATCTATAA
- the rho gene encoding transcription termination factor Rho has translation MNLTELKEKSVNELVKLAESMQLEDLARTRKQDIIFAILKKHAENDNDIFGGGVLEILQDGFGFLRSADSSYLAGPDDIYVSPSQIRRFSMRTGDTIAGKIRAPKKGERYFALLKVTEVNFDRPENSRNKILFENLTPIHPNQRITMERGNGSTEDITARVLDLASPIGKGQRGLIVAPPKAGKTLLLQNIAQSIAYNHPEAELMVLLIDERPEEVTEMQRLVKGEVVASTFDEPANRHVQVAEMVIEKAKRLVEHKKDVVILLDSITRLARAYNTVIPSSGKILTGGVDANALHRPKRFFGAARNIEEGGSLTIIATALIETGSKMDEVIYEEFKGTGNMELHLSRKIAEKRVFPAIHFNRSGTRREELLTKPDELQKMWILRKIVHEMGEIDAMEFMIDKLAMTKTNDEFFDSMKRK, from the coding sequence ATGAATCTTACCGAACTTAAAGAAAAATCCGTCAATGAATTGGTTAAACTAGCTGAATCAATGCAGTTAGAAGACCTTGCTAGAACACGTAAACAAGACATTATTTTTGCAATACTTAAAAAGCACGCCGAAAATGACAATGACATTTTTGGAGGTGGTGTTTTAGAAATACTACAAGATGGCTTTGGCTTTTTACGTTCAGCTGATTCATCGTATTTAGCTGGTCCAGATGATATTTACGTTTCTCCCAGTCAAATTCGACGTTTTAGCATGCGCACCGGTGATACCATTGCTGGTAAAATACGCGCGCCAAAAAAAGGTGAACGTTATTTCGCACTCTTAAAAGTAACGGAAGTTAATTTTGACCGTCCAGAGAACTCACGTAATAAAATCTTATTTGAAAATTTAACGCCGATTCATCCAAATCAGCGCATCACCATGGAACGTGGTAATGGCTCAACTGAAGATATTACTGCGAGAGTACTTGATTTAGCGTCACCGATTGGTAAAGGCCAACGTGGTTTGATTGTTGCGCCGCCAAAAGCAGGTAAAACGTTATTACTACAAAATATTGCGCAAAGTATTGCTTACAATCACCCTGAAGCAGAGCTTATGGTGCTATTAATTGATGAGCGCCCAGAAGAAGTAACTGAAATGCAACGCCTAGTAAAAGGTGAAGTTGTTGCTTCAACCTTTGATGAGCCAGCTAACCGCCATGTGCAAGTAGCAGAAATGGTCATAGAAAAAGCTAAACGTTTAGTTGAGCATAAAAAAGATGTGGTGATTTTACTTGATTCAATTACCCGTTTAGCACGCGCTTATAACACCGTTATTCCTTCATCGGGTAAAATTCTTACCGGTGGTGTTGATGCGAATGCATTACATCGTCCAAAACGCTTCTTTGGTGCAGCACGTAACATTGAAGAAGGCGGTAGCTTAACAATCATTGCAACGGCACTGATTGAAACTGGCTCTAAGATGGATGAAGTTATTTACGAAGAGTTTAAGGGTACCGGTAATATGGAATTACACCTTTCTCGTAAAATAGCTGAGAAGCGTGTATTCCCAGCTATCCATTTTAACCGCAGTGGAACACGTCGCGAAGAGTTATTGACTAAGCCTGATGAACTGCAAAAAATGTGGATACTACGCAAAATCGTACATGAAATGGGTGAAATTGACGCTATGGAGTTTATGATAGATAAACTTGCCATGACTAAAACCAATGATGAATTCTTCGATTCGATGAAGCGTAAGTAA
- the ubiD gene encoding 4-hydroxy-3-polyprenylbenzoate decarboxylase, whose protein sequence is MKYSDLRDFITQLEKLGQLKRISMPISTDLVMTEISDRTLRAGGPALLFENPEGYDIPVLTNLFGTPERVALAMGQQDVAALRDVGKLLAMLKEPEPPKGFKDALAKLPVYKQVLNMPAKVVKKALCQEVVLSGNDVDLTQLPIQKCWPGDVAPLITWGLTVTKGPHKARQNLGIYRQQLIGQNKVIMRWLSHRGGALDFQEWKQTHPGEKFPVSVALGADPATILGAVTPVPDSLSEYAFAGLLRGSKTEVVKCISNDLEVPASAEIVLEGYIDPEEMAPEGPYGDHTGYYNEVDDFPVFTVTHITQRQAPIYHSTYTGRPPDEPAILGVALNEVFVPILQKQFPEIVDFYLPPEGCSYRLAVVTMKKQYPGHAKRVMMGVWSFLRQFMYTKFVIVCDDDINARDWQDVIWAMTTRMDPARDTTMIENTPIDYLDFASPVSGLGSKMGMDATNKWPGETEREWGEPIVMDEAVKSAVDEIWCDLGIEDSLEKQEKQ, encoded by the coding sequence ATGAAATATAGCGATTTACGAGACTTTATCACTCAACTTGAAAAGCTAGGTCAGCTCAAGCGGATCAGTATGCCTATTTCGACTGATTTAGTGATGACTGAAATAAGCGACCGTACGTTAAGAGCGGGTGGTCCTGCGTTATTGTTTGAAAACCCTGAAGGTTATGATATTCCAGTATTAACGAACCTTTTTGGAACACCTGAAAGAGTTGCTTTGGCAATGGGACAACAAGATGTTGCTGCTTTGAGAGATGTAGGCAAATTACTTGCTATGCTAAAAGAGCCTGAACCACCGAAAGGTTTTAAAGATGCGTTGGCGAAGCTTCCTGTTTACAAGCAAGTATTGAATATGCCTGCTAAGGTTGTTAAAAAAGCGCTGTGCCAAGAAGTTGTGTTATCGGGGAATGATGTTGACTTAACTCAGTTACCTATTCAAAAATGCTGGCCTGGTGATGTTGCTCCACTTATTACTTGGGGGTTAACAGTGACCAAAGGACCGCATAAAGCGCGTCAGAATTTAGGTATTTATCGTCAGCAATTAATTGGTCAAAATAAAGTGATCATGCGCTGGTTATCACATCGTGGTGGCGCACTCGACTTTCAAGAGTGGAAACAAACACATCCTGGAGAGAAATTTCCAGTATCTGTTGCCTTAGGTGCTGATCCTGCGACTATTTTAGGGGCGGTTACGCCGGTACCTGATAGTTTGTCAGAATATGCCTTTGCTGGTTTATTACGTGGTAGTAAAACAGAAGTTGTTAAATGTATTAGTAATGATTTAGAGGTTCCTGCCTCAGCTGAGATTGTTTTAGAAGGCTACATTGACCCTGAAGAAATGGCGCCAGAAGGGCCATATGGAGATCACACGGGATATTATAACGAAGTTGATGACTTCCCTGTATTTACAGTTACGCATATTACGCAACGCCAAGCGCCAATATATCATAGTACGTACACAGGTCGGCCACCTGATGAGCCAGCCATATTAGGTGTAGCACTAAATGAAGTATTCGTGCCTATTTTGCAAAAGCAATTCCCCGAAATTGTCGATTTTTATTTACCACCAGAAGGTTGTTCATATCGTTTAGCCGTGGTCACCATGAAAAAGCAATACCCCGGACATGCTAAAAGAGTAATGATGGGCGTTTGGTCTTTCTTACGACAGTTTATGTATACAAAATTTGTCATCGTATGTGATGATGATATTAATGCTAGAGATTGGCAAGACGTTATCTGGGCGATGACCACACGCATGGATCCCGCCCGAGATACAACGATGATTGAAAATACACCGATCGATTACCTTGACTTCGCATCACCTGTATCGGGGTTAGGTTCTAAGATGGGCATGGACGCAACAAATAAATGGCCGGGTGAAACAGAAAGAGAATGGGGAGAGCCCATTGTTATGGATGAAGCCGTTAAGTCGGCAGTAGATGAAATTTGGTGTGATCTTGGTATTGAAGACTCACTCGAAAAACAAGAGAAACAGTAG
- the arfA gene encoding alternative ribosome rescue factor ArfA: protein MSKKDNKSYALAHERGEIKANYLAALVTSKAFKTQVVKAKKGKGSFKRKAKHQGREPYLMAA from the coding sequence ATGAGTAAAAAAGACAATAAAAGTTATGCATTAGCGCACGAAAGAGGTGAAATTAAAGCTAATTATTTAGCTGCTTTAGTAACGTCAAAGGCCTTTAAAACGCAAGTGGTAAAAGCGAAAAAAGGTAAAGGTTCATTCAAGCGAAAAGCTAAACATCAAGGTCGAGAGCCTTATTTAATGGCAGCGTAA
- the hemB gene encoding porphobilinogen synthase translates to MSGQFGKFPARRMRRMRRDVFSRQLMAENQLTVNDLIYPVFVLEGEKQRESVSSMPGVERKSIDLLLQEAAELVELGIPAIALFPVTPENKKSLLAEEAYNPDGLAQRAVRALKANFPDLGVITDVALDPFTVHGQDGILGASGKDEGYVLNDVTTEVLVKQALSHAAAGADVVAPSDMMDGRVGAIREALELAGHVNTRILAYSAKYASNYYGPFRDAVGSAGNIKGGNKQSYQMDPANSDEAMHEIAQDLEEGADMVMVKPGMPYLDIVRRVKDEFKVPTYAYQVSGEYAMHMAAIQNGWLAEKPCIMEGLLAFKRAGADGILTYFAKQVAVWLQEQE, encoded by the coding sequence ATGAGTGGCCAATTTGGTAAGTTTCCAGCGCGTCGTATGCGTAGAATGCGCAGAGATGTATTTTCTCGACAATTAATGGCTGAAAATCAATTAACGGTTAATGATTTGATTTATCCTGTTTTTGTATTGGAAGGCGAAAAGCAGCGAGAATCAGTGAGCTCTATGCCTGGTGTTGAACGTAAAAGTATTGATTTGCTTTTACAAGAGGCAGCTGAGCTTGTTGAGTTGGGTATACCTGCCATCGCTTTATTTCCTGTAACACCAGAAAATAAAAAATCACTACTGGCTGAAGAAGCTTATAACCCAGACGGTTTAGCGCAGCGAGCAGTACGAGCGTTAAAAGCTAATTTTCCAGACTTAGGTGTTATTACCGATGTTGCGCTTGACCCGTTTACTGTTCATGGTCAAGACGGCATTTTAGGTGCGTCAGGTAAAGATGAAGGGTATGTATTAAACGACGTAACAACGGAAGTTTTAGTTAAACAAGCGCTTTCTCATGCCGCAGCTGGTGCTGATGTTGTTGCCCCATCTGACATGATGGATGGTCGTGTCGGGGCAATACGTGAAGCGTTAGAGTTAGCAGGTCATGTGAATACACGTATTCTTGCCTATTCTGCCAAATATGCATCTAACTACTACGGTCCTTTTAGAGATGCAGTAGGTTCGGCAGGTAATATCAAGGGGGGTAATAAACAATCATATCAAATGGATCCTGCCAATAGTGATGAAGCGATGCATGAAATAGCACAAGATCTTGAAGAAGGTGCAGATATGGTTATGGTAAAACCGGGTATGCCCTATTTGGACATAGTACGTCGTGTTAAAGATGAATTTAAAGTACCAACGTATGCCTATCAGGTAAGTGGTGAGTACGCGATGCATATGGCTGCGATTCAAAACGGTTGGTTAGCAGAGAAGCCTTGTATAATGGAAGGATTATTAGCCTTCAAGCGTGCTGGCGCTGACGGTATTTTAACCTATTTTGCTAAGCAAGTAGCCGTATGGTTGCAAGAGCAGGAATAG
- the fre gene encoding NAD(P)H-flavin reductase encodes MKQVQCKVESVTSLTKHVYKVLLRPEIKVDFLPGQYLNFVMDESDKRPFSIASSPKRELIELQIGAFGADSYPMQVIERIKANETVQVEIPLGNAELRQESDRPLLLLAGGTGFSYIKSMFEYLADTGCEREVLVYWGLRDPSACYELEQTVNTIAKIANGKFIPVVETPHDDWAGKVGMVHKVVMKDIENLNKYDIYVAGRFDMVGVVRTDFVANGADIDHMFGDAFAFI; translated from the coding sequence ATGAAGCAAGTGCAATGTAAAGTTGAGTCGGTAACATCGTTAACTAAACATGTATATAAAGTGTTATTACGACCAGAAATTAAGGTAGATTTTCTTCCTGGGCAATATTTGAACTTTGTTATGGACGAAAGCGATAAACGGCCATTTTCTATTGCCAGTTCACCAAAGCGTGAGTTAATCGAATTGCAAATTGGCGCATTTGGTGCTGACAGTTATCCAATGCAGGTAATCGAACGTATTAAAGCGAATGAAACCGTACAAGTTGAAATACCTCTTGGCAATGCAGAACTCCGTCAAGAAAGTGATCGCCCTTTATTATTATTGGCAGGCGGTACAGGTTTTTCTTATATTAAATCGATGTTTGAGTACCTTGCTGATACAGGTTGTGAACGAGAAGTGCTAGTGTATTGGGGATTACGTGACCCAAGTGCATGCTATGAGCTTGAGCAAACAGTTAATACCATTGCTAAGATAGCCAATGGCAAATTTATTCCTGTTGTTGAAACTCCGCATGATGACTGGGCTGGTAAAGTTGGTATGGTGCATAAAGTTGTCATGAAAGATATTGAAAACTTAAATAAGTATGATATCTATGTTGCGGGTCGATTTGATATGGTTGGTGTTGTACGTACTGACTTTGTTGCAAATGGTGCAGATATTGACCATATGTTTGGCGACGCCTTTGCCTTTATTTAA
- a CDS encoding guanosine-5'-triphosphate,3'-diphosphate pyrophosphatase, with protein MSTTQSPLYAVIDLGSNSFHMLITRQLANSVQVVDKVKRKVRLASGLDTDHVLSEEAIARGLECLSFFAERLQDIPEQNVRIVATATIRIAKNQAAFLQQADKILGQKIHVLSGVEEASYIYQGVAYTSYGESKRLVFDIGGASTEIIVGKETKANKVVSVNIGCVTFNQQYFYDQRLNDDNFNQAILGAKRQIASLASEFNAIGWQKVLGGSGTMQALSEVLMFHRKPSLISHEFLLEIKAQLIHCGHFDAIEISGLSSERKPVIASGVAILIALFETFNVQQLQLSSGALREGLLYEMLPDDQKVDIRQRTINSLMEKFHVDHHHACNVLTQANTLYEGFNPCWQIDDDNALAMLKAACQLHEIGLLLEFKHHQQHSAYIIEQGQLPGFDQSDKQLLSALVKLYKADIDPTLLARQSACKKQTAYYLLAIIRLAVILCRRRKDDVLPVYKSRATTHGITLCLPKDWLAQHPLIADELHQEHAYLNKIGLSLNIQC; from the coding sequence ATGTCAACAACTCAATCACCGTTATATGCCGTAATCGACTTAGGATCTAACAGTTTCCATATGTTGATTACACGCCAGCTAGCTAACAGTGTGCAAGTTGTTGACAAAGTAAAACGAAAGGTAAGATTAGCATCAGGTCTAGATACAGATCATGTACTCAGTGAAGAAGCCATTGCCCGAGGGCTAGAATGTTTGAGCTTTTTCGCTGAACGATTACAAGATATTCCTGAGCAAAATGTACGTATCGTTGCCACTGCAACAATTCGAATCGCTAAAAATCAAGCGGCATTTCTACAGCAAGCCGATAAAATACTTGGTCAGAAAATTCATGTTTTGTCAGGTGTTGAAGAAGCAAGCTACATATATCAGGGCGTAGCGTACACCAGTTATGGTGAATCTAAGCGTTTAGTCTTTGATATTGGTGGCGCAAGTACTGAAATTATTGTCGGCAAAGAGACAAAAGCCAATAAAGTTGTAAGTGTGAATATTGGTTGTGTAACATTTAATCAACAATACTTTTATGATCAAAGACTTAATGACGATAATTTTAATCAAGCTATCTTAGGCGCAAAGCGACAAATTGCGTCACTTGCCAGCGAATTTAACGCTATTGGTTGGCAAAAAGTATTAGGTGGCTCAGGTACCATGCAAGCGCTTTCAGAAGTACTTATGTTTCACCGAAAGCCCTCTTTAATTAGCCATGAGTTTCTACTCGAAATTAAAGCTCAACTCATTCATTGCGGCCATTTTGATGCCATTGAAATATCAGGACTTTCAAGCGAACGTAAGCCGGTTATTGCAAGTGGTGTTGCCATTTTAATTGCATTGTTTGAGACCTTTAATGTTCAACAGTTACAACTTTCTAGTGGTGCTTTGCGTGAAGGGTTGTTATATGAAATGCTGCCAGATGACCAAAAAGTCGATATTCGTCAACGAACAATAAACTCGCTCATGGAGAAGTTTCACGTTGATCATCATCATGCATGTAATGTGTTAACCCAAGCTAATACGCTATATGAAGGCTTCAACCCGTGCTGGCAGATAGATGACGATAATGCGTTAGCCATGTTAAAGGCTGCTTGTCAGCTCCATGAAATTGGATTATTGCTAGAGTTTAAACACCATCAGCAACACAGCGCATACATTATTGAACAAGGCCAGTTACCAGGTTTCGATCAATCAGATAAACAACTGCTAAGCGCTTTAGTCAAATTATATAAAGCAGATATCGACCCTACGTTATTAGCACGCCAATCAGCTTGTAAAAAGCAAACGGCCTATTACTTGCTCGCTATTATCCGTCTTGCCGTCATTTTATGCAGACGACGCAAAGACGACGTACTTCCAGTCTATAAAAGCCGTGCGACAACACATGGAATAACCCTTTGCTTACCAAAAGATTGGTTAGCTCAACACCCATTAATCGCAGATGAACTTCATCAAGAACATGCTTACCTAAACAAGATTGGGTTATCACTTAACATACAATGTTAA